The sequence TAAGTTCGAGCGGTAGTATCTGCGTTTGATAATTTTGCTCTAACCTGATAGTTTGAGTACATAGGTATAGCTATCGCAGCTATAATTGCTATTATAGCTATAACTACCATTAACTCTACTATTGAAAAACCTTTATTTTTCATCTTAACCTCATCTAACTTTAATACCTTAATTTAACTATTAAATAACCTAATAGATTCATCAATAAACTGCTGTAATAGCTCTGAATTAACTATAGAAGGGTCTATGCTTAAACTATCTTCATGTAAGTTTATTAAATAATCAGAATCTTCTTTATACAGCTGGATGATATTAAGCTGGTCGATATATTGAGCTAACCATCTTTTACCACTAATTTCTGCGATGGTACATTTATAAATAGTACAATTAACGGTTAATCCTTTTTGTCCATCCTGAATAATCGTGAAAGTATCTGAATCTTTTGTAGGATCATATAGTGACTTAACTAGTTTTTTTTGAGATATTGCATTTCCTTTGCAAGACGGTATTTGAAATTTAGTTAAACCTTTACTTACACAATTCCAAATGATAGCTCCAGATGTTAATGTTGGTACTAAAGATATTGAAGAACCTGTAACTATATCATCTGTATTTAGAGCAATAGCTCCACTAGGCTTTATATGGAAGTTTCTTGGTATTTCCTCAAAGCTCTCAAAAGAGTAGCTAATTACCCCTGATTCATTTGATATATATTGCGAAATAGATTTTAACTTTTCTAATTCTAAAAGTAGTCTACTTCTTATTCTATGGTTTGCATACATAGGTGCTGCTATAGTAATTAAAATACTAGATATTGCTATTATTGTTATTAATTCAACGAAAGAAACACCCTCTTTTGTATCCATAATTGTTTATATATCCCCACGCTAAATAATGACTTATTAGAATAGCAATATACTTTTTTAAAACACATGGGGAAAATTGATAGCACTACTCAAAAAGTGATAAGTAGATTTACATCTATACAATAAATATATTAGAAAAATAAAAGATCGATAATAATTATATTATCTCTCTAATCTGATAAAATAATTACAAATATTCAAACTATATAAGTCATTATACATAAAAGTATGTTTAAAAGAATTATATTTATATTATTTATTGCCTCTACATTATCAAGCTGTGCATCTACTGAAGATGAGTTTCATAATAAAGATTTATGGGATAAATACCACAAAAGAAACTCTCATCTTACATATAGTGATACATTTTCTAAACTTAAAACTGCTCAAGAAAATCATAAATCTTATTTTAACTATACTCCTTACGGCGCTGACTTTAAATAGATAAAGCTCTTCTTATAACTCTTTATCTCCTTAGGAAAGAGAGACTCAAAAGCTTCAATAAGATTGTCTCTTAAATTCGTATAGCTACTATCACTTTGTTCAAAATCTACCCACGAATCATGATTTTTACTTTTATTCTCCCTATTGCAAAAATCCTTGTATGCTTCCTCAATATTAGGAAGTATACACTCGTTTATCTTTTTTTTAATTAAATCATCAAATTCTGAATTAAGCTCAAAAAGATAAATTTCACTACCTCTATATTCAAAATACTCTTTGAATTGACTTCTTTCTTTTATATTTTGATCGAAAATATTTTTCCATTTATCTAAACTTTTGCATTTCAAGAATTCAGATATCGATTTATCATAATACTCTGAATAAAACTCAACTAAAGATAGTATTCTTAAAACACTATATAAAACCTCATTATAGTTGCTTGAAGAATGACTGTCCCAATCCACCAAATTACAAAGCTCTTCTATCATTTGCTCAAAAGAGTCTTCTTTTTTAATAAAGTAATCTCCAATTTTTATCCAAAAATCTTTAATTCTCTGTAGATATATAAAACTATTCTTAATTTTTGATGATAAATAATGATCTAAAGTAAATGGGAAACTTATTTCTTTATCTAAGATTTCTTTCCCAATCACATATAAAGAAACCCTTTTGCAAAAATCATAAACTTCACTACTTGAGTCTTCACAAGTAAAATGCTTTTCTATTTCTATACTATTACCCAACACTAAATCTCTAAGTAAATCATTATCGTTTATAGTAGATAGACTATCAATTTCTTCTAAAAACTCGCCTATAGCTGCAAAACTTAACTCCTCTAATTTCTTTATCTGCATTTTTTCAAATAAAAATACTACTTTTGAGATATCTTTTGATTTTATTTTTTCTTTTAATTCTTTTTCATATTCCTCTAAAGCGCTAGATTCACTATAGTCTTTAACTGAACTTTGAAGCTTCTTAGAAAAGTATCCTCTTTCCATTTTTCTTTTATGATCTATATTATCACCTTTACAGTTCTGTACTAGAGTCGAAAAATTTGGATAAGTAAATAATAACTCATAAGCTACTAAATAAAGTTCTATTTTCTCTTTTATTTTTAGATACCTATAATAACTCTTTATATTATCAAAAGTTATATCTTTGGATATATCTTGAGAAACTATATCAACTATAATTTTTATAATTTTATCGGCGTTGCCTTGCTTATATATCTGACTAAAAACTTTTTTAATATTTCTTAAATTTATAGCATCAGATGAATTTTTAGAAAATAACTGAGTGAAATTTTTATGATAATTATATAAACCACTTTCTAGCTCATCTGAAAGTAAGTTAATAAGTTTCTCCAGTTCGTCTTTTAAAGATTTCTTATTATCTATATCTTTAATGGTTGAGTTAATTGTTCCAATAATGGCTTTGGTTTTTACCTGCTTTTCTAAAGTAATCTGATGAGGAAGGTAATCTACTAATTTTTCTAAATATCTACTTATAATATCCTGCTTTATATCTTGTGGGCTACAAGCTATGACAACTCGATTATCCTTTTTTAACTCTTCAATAATCCCTATAAAATCATTAGCCATATATTTATTACATGGTAACCTTTCTAAATCATCGATAAATATCAGCATATTTTTAGGTAACATTTTATGCCAACTATGTAAGATATATCCTGCTAATAAGCCATTTAGTGATAGCCATCTATTCCAAAACTTTATAGTTATTAGCTGTTTTATAAACTCTTCTCTACTATATGAGAAGCAACTTAACTTCTCTAACCTAAAAGAGTTATATTTTTGTTTATAAACATTTTCAAAATAATGAGTTTTACCACTACCCCAATCACCTAGTATAATATCAACACCTGTAGGTATTTTTCTAGTATTTAACCTTCGGTTACAGCAACATTTTATTAACTTAAATATTAACCTTTTTACAAAATAAAAGAATGATTTAAGGATATCTTTAGTCATAAAATATAGGAAAATGAAGATTAAAATAAGAAATAAAAAGTTAGAAATATTTTCAAAAAAATATTTAATTACAGATATGATTTCTTGAGACATTAAACAGCTATAACTTTAGATATACTATCTTAATCGTACTATATAAAATTTAAAGCATAAAGCCTGTAATTAAAAATAAGAAGTCCGCCACATCGATGAAACATTATCAACAACCATGCTTCTATCTGGAATATTACTTAAGAAATGTAATCCTGTACGTTGTTCAATGTCTTTTATAGAAGTTCTGTAGTTAGCAATCTTTGTTTTATCAACTCTTGCATTTGGCATCACAAAAGCTATGGCTTTATTTTTCGATGGTACATAGATTATCTTAAAGAAATAATCTGGTACTGCTATTTTATTATCTCCTATAGTTTTATGGATTTTCTGTTTTTTATATATTGGGCCAGTATAAACATATATACTGTCATACATATTTGCCCAAATACGTTCATCTGTTTCAAGCCTTTCCCAACCTTGTCTATTAAGTCCAGCTTTTTGTGGTGACATATTAGATAATAAAAATGATTCCTCGGCAGATTTCTTACTAAAGTCCATAGATGCATAAGATGCTAAATGCCCTCGATCATAACCAGAATGCGAATAATCATCTAAAGTTGCTCTATAAACAAAAGGTACATCATCATCTTCTTTAAACTTATCATCTCTTTTAAGCTTATTAGCTACTTTTGCTTTTGTTAGCTTAAATGCAACCCAGCTTGCCTCTTTAGTCTTATAGTTATAACCAACTACATAGCCATCTCTACATAGATAAAGATTTACCTGTCCTAGACCACTTGTTACATTAAAACTAGGATTACCATAAGTTAAGAAATCATGACAATAATTAGTTACCGCAGGTAAAGTTCTTTGAGGTGGATATTGCTTCAAATCATTGAATTGATTCGCTTGTTGTTTTTTAGCATCATCACTTTGTGAAAAAAACTTAGCTACAATATTTTCATTATCTTTTGCAGTATAGTTACTTTTTACAGGCTCACTTGAGAAGTAATTATAGATATTATGCCTAAAACTAATAAACTTCTGCTTTAGATCATATTTATCAAAAAAGGTTCCTGAAAAACCACCAGCAATAGCTAAGCCTAGGAAGATAAGTATTTTTATAATCCTAAAGGCTGAACTCTTACTACCTTTAGAACTATCTTTTTTATCTGTTGTTTTCTTTGTCATTTCTAATACTTGTGTTACACCGTGATTAAATCATAGTATCTTTGAGTTTAATGTATTGTATTATTTAATATGTCTTGTTTTAAACAGTAAGAAATCTCTAACCTCTTGCTCTTCAATCAAAGGTAAAACTTCTTTTCTAATTCTACTGTAATAATTATTGATTGTTTTCTTTTCAGTATATGTCAACATCCAAGTTTCAATCATTTTAAACTCATAAGGAATCAAAGTTAAATCTTCAAAACAGTAAAATTGACCATGTCCTGTAGGAGATTCCTGATTACGTTGTTTTACATAGCATAAGTTCTCAATTCTAATACCAAATTCACCAGGGAAATATGCTCCTGGCTCATTACTTAGAATCATACCAGGCATCAGCTCTACTTTTGATGATGAGTTTATTCTTTGAGGGCCTTCATGCACCCCTAGGAAGCTACCAACGCCATGACCAGTACCATGACTATAGTCTGAACAAAAATGCCACAGATGTTCACGAGCTAACACATCAAGGTGAGATCCTGTTGTTCCTTTAGGGAAAACAGCTCTACCAAGACCTAAATGCCCTTTTAATACTAATGTGTAATATCTTCTATGCTTTTTTGATGGTCTACCAAAATGTAAGACTCTTGTAACATCTGTAGTACCTTCTTTATACTGTCCTCCAGAGTCGCATAAAAATGGTGCATCATCTTTAATTTCTTTGTTTGACTCCGCTATAGCACTATAATGTGGTAATGCTCCATGCTCAGCATATCCAGCAATATAATCAAAACTATCTTCTAAATAGTTCTTCTGTTCTGCACGATACTCTGCTAATTTAGCTATAGCATCTAACTCAGTAGTACCTTGGAAATTATTTTCCATCCAGTGCCACCATTTGATAAATGCTACAGCATCTTTTTTATGAGCATCTTTAGCGCCATTTATTTCTATAGAATTTTTTAGCGCTTTACTAATGACAATAGGGTTATTACCTTCTATTAGCTGGCTATGTTCATTTTCATTTACAGCTAACTTAACAGCGTAACTAGCAACATTATTATCAATCACAAATTTTGCAGCAAATTTCTTCAAATCATTGAAAAACTCCTCATAATTCATTATTACGACATTATTCTGCTCAAGATGATCTCTCACTTCTTGTGTAACCTTGACACTATTGATATATAGAAAAGTATTTTCAACAGTGACAGCCATATAGCAAATAGCTAAAGGCGTATTTTTTATATCTCTTCCTCTTATATTTAATGCCCACATAATTGAATCTAAACTTGTCTCAATCAAGCATTCTGCATTTATAGACTTTAAATAACTTCTAATATTTTTTAATTTTGAGTCAACAGATTGTCCAGCATATTGGATTTCATGAACAAAAACTTCTTGAGCAGGAATAGGAGTCTCTTGATTTAGCTTTTGTTGAGCTTTCGCAACTAAGTTTTCACTATCAAAAACAACTTTTCCACCATTTGCTTTTGCTATAGATAGTAGCTTTTCAGCGCCAGTAATACCTATTTTTTTAGGATCTACTGCTAATGTTTTACCATTAAAATTCTCTTTTAACCACTCTTCAATTTTTGATTCATAACCAGTCTGTTTTAATAAAGCAAAATACTTATCATCTAATTGAGCTTCTGCTTGAGAAAAGTATCTACCATCAGTCGATAAAAATGACTTATCCATTGTTATTAAAACATCACCAGCAGAGCCATCAAATTCACTAATCCAAGCACGATACTGCCAACATTTCGGCAGATACTCATTATTATGGTCATCAGTAGAAGGCACTAGATAAAAATCATAGCCCTTTTGTTTCATTATTTCTTTTAAAACTTGTAATTTTTCAGACATGTTTTCCCTCTCTTGCTATTTTTATAGTATTTGCTTTAGCTTCTCAATAAATAATCTTGAATCTGCAAAGTAGTTAGGATACGACTTCTTTAGTTCCTTTATTGATTGTGTATGCACCAAGACAACATCATAGTCATCATTATTGGTGTATTCTTTTTCCATGGCTTTATATGTTTCCTTTGCTAATGAATCATCTGAATAACTAGATACTGAAACTCGCTTTTCTTTTTTATTTAAACGGATAAGCAGAAAATCTTTTATTTTTTCTTTCGCATCATCTGTAATCTTCGAAACAACACTATAACTCTGTAACTTATCAAGCACATTTAATTCTTTTACTAAGTTCACCAGGTCATTCTTACTAACACTAACATCTATATTCGGTAGCTCTTCAAGTTTTGCAAACTCATTAGAAACTAAATAAAAAAATTCTTTCCAATTTTGAGAACCCTGACCTATTTTAAGACTCTCTTTCTCAAAAGTATCAATAATTTCAACCGCTGTTGCCCAAGCATGTTGCAACTCCGTTCTTAGCTGAATTTCTACCATTAAATTTTTACAATAAACTTTATTACCCGTATACCTGTATATCCTATGAATACCTCTATAGCCATCTTGCTTTGGCTCTATAATATAATCTTTACCTTTTGACTTATCAATAGCTTTACTTTTAAGTAGTCCAGAGTCTATCTTAATCAAAGTTTTGTAATCTTTTACAATAGCCCTACAGCCTGCAATATCTTGCATTCTAGCTAAGTTTAGCTTAGGTATTCTTTCAAGTTTATAAATAATAGATATTGCTCTTTTTAACCTTTGTCCAAAAAAAGCTTTACTATCATATTTTAATGTATATCTTTTTACTAATTTATAAGCCAGATTTAATGGTTCTATATGTCGAGCTCTCCATTCCGATAAAATATCAAAAGCACTATTAGATTCTTCTTGACTTACACTGTCAATATGCCTAAATATATCTCCAGCTTTTTGTACTTGTTTTCTAGATAATTCAAGCTCTTCTATAACCATTCAAACAAACCTTTACTTTAAAATAACTACTCAAACCATACAAATGTAGCTTGTCTACCTGTCACACCTTCTTTACGATATGAGTAGAATCTTTTATTACTATATGTGCACAAACCAGAATCGACTATGTCAAAGCAATGATTATCATTTAATATTTGTTTGGCAATAAACTTCATATCAAATAGATATTTATCTTCACTCTTTTGCCTAAAAGCTTGGCCAAAGTTCTCATGCTGCTGTATAAATTTATCATGGACATCTTTGCCAATCTCATAAAAAGGCTCACTAATACAAGGGCCTAGCCATGCAACTATATCAAGACCAACAAATTCCTTTAATGTTTCTTCTAATATTCCTTTTGATAAGCCTTTCCAACCAGCATGTATTGCTGCAACCTTTGTCATGCGTTTATCAAATAAAATTATTGGTAAGCAATCAGCAGTTAAAACAACACATGCCTGTTTTGGCCTACTGGTAAATATAGCATCACAAAACTCACCATCATATTCATCAAAATTTTTGACAATATTCGTATGGTTCTGTCTTAACCACTTAACATCAGCATTTACATAAGACTTAAACAAATTACGGTTTTTTTCTACTACTAAATGTTTATCTCCAACATTATCTGAAAGATTTAACTTAGCATATTTTTCTTTACTAAAACCTTGTGTATTATTGGTATAACCTAGTTTAAGTCTAGTAAAAGGCGTATTAACAAAAACTACTGACATGCTCTTAATACCTACTTTAGATTATTCACAACCATAACGATTCTTGACATAATTCTCAACAATCTCAATAAATTCTCCAGAGATATTATCTCCACGTAATGTATGGGCTTTTTTACCATCAATAAACACTGGTGCAACTGGAGATTCACCACTACCTGGTAAACTTATTCCTATATCAGCATTTTTAGATTCTCCAGGTCCATTTACAACACAGCCCATTACAGCTACTTTCATACCCTCAACACCTTTGTACTGTTCTTTCCACTGGTGCATTTTCTCATCTAAGTGTTCTTTTACTTGGCTAGTTAGCTCTCTAAAGAATGAACTAGTAGTTCTACCACAACCTGGACATGATGTTACACTTGGTGTAAATGTTCTCATTCCTAGATTTTGTAATATCTCTCGACAAACTCTAACCTCTTCTGTACGAGGTGCATTTGGTGCTGGAGTTAGAGATACACGTATAGTGTTGCCTATGCCTTGCTGTAATAATATACCCAAACTCACAGCACTTGCTACGATACCTTTAGTACCCATACCAGCTTCTGTAAGACCTAAATGTAAAGCATAGTCACATTGTTTTGATAGCTTTTGATACACTGCTACCAAATCTTGAACTTCACTAACCTTACAAGAAATTATAATTTTATCTTTAGATAGACCAAGTTCTTCAGCATATTTAGCACTCTCTAGAGCTGATGTTATCAAAGCTTTGTGCATGATCTGCTGTAAACTCAATGGATGCTCTTGAGCATTATTTTCATCAATCAATCTAGCTAAAAGAGCTTGATCTAAGCTACCCCAGTTTACACCTATACGTACAGGTTTATCATTTTCTATAGCTATTTTTACTATCTCAGCAAATTGTGTATCTTTTTTCTTACCAAAACCAACATTACCAGGGTTTATACGATACTTTGCTAGAGCTTTTGCACATTCTGGATACTTGCTTAAAAGTGTATGGCCGTTATAGTGAAAATCACCAACTATTGGTACGTGACAATCATGTTTTGCTAACTCTTTGACAATTACAGGCACTGCTGCTGCTGCTGGCTCATCATTAACTGTAATTCGAACTATCTCACTTCCTGCTTTATGCAGAGCTAAAATTTGCTTAACTGTTTTTTCAATATCTGCGGTATATGTGTCAGTCATTGACTGGACTACAACTGGATTATCTCCACCAATTAAAACATTACCAACTTTTACAACATTTGTTTTATTCATATAAAAGATTCCAAAAAAATATATTTATACTTCAAATAATCATACGAAAATATACAATGTAAGATTATACCATTATAAAGTTGATTTTTCAGACCTATGTACTTTAAAGATTTAGAAAATTACTTAAATGATTATTTTGAAGTAAATGACTACAAAGACTATGCTCCTAATGGCCTGCAAATACAAGGTTACAGAGACATTAAAAA is a genomic window of Francisella sp. LA112445 containing:
- a CDS encoding DNA/RNA non-specific endonuclease — translated: MTKKTTDKKDSSKGSKSSAFRIIKILIFLGLAIAGGFSGTFFDKYDLKQKFISFRHNIYNYFSSEPVKSNYTAKDNENIVAKFFSQSDDAKKQQANQFNDLKQYPPQRTLPAVTNYCHDFLTYGNPSFNVTSGLGQVNLYLCRDGYVVGYNYKTKEASWVAFKLTKAKVANKLKRDDKFKEDDDVPFVYRATLDDYSHSGYDRGHLASYASMDFSKKSAEESFLLSNMSPQKAGLNRQGWERLETDERIWANMYDSIYVYTGPIYKKQKIHKTIGDNKIAVPDYFFKIIYVPSKNKAIAFVMPNARVDKTKIANYRTSIKDIEQRTGLHFLSNIPDRSMVVDNVSSMWRTSYF
- a CDS encoding aminopeptidase P family protein, whose product is MSEKLQVLKEIMKQKGYDFYLVPSTDDHNNEYLPKCWQYRAWISEFDGSAGDVLITMDKSFLSTDGRYFSQAEAQLDDKYFALLKQTGYESKIEEWLKENFNGKTLAVDPKKIGITGAEKLLSIAKANGGKVVFDSENLVAKAQQKLNQETPIPAQEVFVHEIQYAGQSVDSKLKNIRSYLKSINAECLIETSLDSIMWALNIRGRDIKNTPLAICYMAVTVENTFLYINSVKVTQEVRDHLEQNNVVIMNYEEFFNDLKKFAAKFVIDNNVASYAVKLAVNENEHSQLIEGNNPIVISKALKNSIEINGAKDAHKKDAVAFIKWWHWMENNFQGTTELDAIAKLAEYRAEQKNYLEDSFDYIAGYAEHGALPHYSAIAESNKEIKDDAPFLCDSGGQYKEGTTDVTRVLHFGRPSKKHRRYYTLVLKGHLGLGRAVFPKGTTGSHLDVLAREHLWHFCSDYSHGTGHGVGSFLGVHEGPQRINSSSKVELMPGMILSNEPGAYFPGEFGIRIENLCYVKQRNQESPTGHGQFYCFEDLTLIPYEFKMIETWMLTYTEKKTINNYYSRIRKEVLPLIEEQEVRDFLLFKTRHIK
- a CDS encoding RelA/SpoT domain-containing protein, whose product is MVIEELELSRKQVQKAGDIFRHIDSVSQEESNSAFDILSEWRARHIEPLNLAYKLVKRYTLKYDSKAFFGQRLKRAISIIYKLERIPKLNLARMQDIAGCRAIVKDYKTLIKIDSGLLKSKAIDKSKGKDYIIEPKQDGYRGIHRIYRYTGNKVYCKNLMVEIQLRTELQHAWATAVEIIDTFEKESLKIGQGSQNWKEFFYLVSNEFAKLEELPNIDVSVSKNDLVNLVKELNVLDKLQSYSVVSKITDDAKEKIKDFLLIRLNKKEKRVSVSSYSDDSLAKETYKAMEKEYTNNDDYDVVLVHTQSIKELKKSYPNYFADSRLFIEKLKQIL
- the pgeF gene encoding peptidoglycan editing factor PgeF, translating into MSVVFVNTPFTRLKLGYTNNTQGFSKEKYAKLNLSDNVGDKHLVVEKNRNLFKSYVNADVKWLRQNHTNIVKNFDEYDGEFCDAIFTSRPKQACVVLTADCLPIILFDKRMTKVAAIHAGWKGLSKGILEETLKEFVGLDIVAWLGPCISEPFYEIGKDVHDKFIQQHENFGQAFRQKSEDKYLFDMKFIAKQILNDNHCFDIVDSGLCTYSNKRFYSYRKEGVTGRQATFVWFE
- the ispG gene encoding flavodoxin-dependent (E)-4-hydroxy-3-methylbut-2-enyl-diphosphate synthase; the protein is MNKTNVVKVGNVLIGGDNPVVVQSMTDTYTADIEKTVKQILALHKAGSEIVRITVNDEPAAAAVPVIVKELAKHDCHVPIVGDFHYNGHTLLSKYPECAKALAKYRINPGNVGFGKKKDTQFAEIVKIAIENDKPVRIGVNWGSLDQALLARLIDENNAQEHPLSLQQIMHKALITSALESAKYAEELGLSKDKIIISCKVSEVQDLVAVYQKLSKQCDYALHLGLTEAGMGTKGIVASAVSLGILLQQGIGNTIRVSLTPAPNAPRTEEVRVCREILQNLGMRTFTPSVTSCPGCGRTTSSFFRELTSQVKEHLDEKMHQWKEQYKGVEGMKVAVMGCVVNGPGESKNADIGISLPGSGESPVAPVFIDGKKAHTLRGDNISGEFIEIVENYVKNRYGCE